The following are from one region of the Hymenobacter radiodurans genome:
- a CDS encoding glycosyltransferase family 2 protein, translating into MDSNTSNNPFFSVIIPTYNRADFITTTIESVQKQEFAAWEVLVIDDGSTDDTSQRVAALSDTRIQYLPKLNAERGAARNYGLARAKGEYVLFLDSDDRLLPNHLAVLHSTIQHIGVPNFIATKYNFDRDGILASSDLAPVAEGWYGLDFFVRGNALACNICVRRQNPDLRLFEEDRRYAAVEDWMFMLENMQRDRVYIVDAVTLTMNDHDARSMRSDNSALVRKLQLALDWMLERVTLTPEQRRTLMGRVYYLCAIHAYADDHRKEAMGYARRAAPNLPRGQAVTLLIRCLIGLRAVEWLKKIRT; encoded by the coding sequence ATGGACAGTAATACATCAAATAATCCTTTCTTCAGCGTTATTATTCCTACTTACAACAGGGCTGATTTTATAACCACGACCATAGAGTCGGTACAGAAACAGGAGTTTGCTGCTTGGGAAGTATTAGTTATTGATGATGGAAGTACTGATGATACTAGTCAAAGAGTGGCTGCTCTATCAGATACCCGTATTCAGTATCTACCTAAGCTAAATGCGGAAAGGGGAGCCGCTCGCAACTATGGATTGGCCCGCGCTAAAGGAGAATATGTATTGTTTTTGGACTCGGACGATCGATTGCTTCCAAATCATCTTGCGGTTCTGCACTCTACAATTCAACATATTGGAGTACCAAACTTCATTGCTACAAAATACAACTTTGATCGAGATGGCATTTTAGCTAGTAGCGATTTAGCTCCTGTTGCTGAAGGATGGTACGGCCTAGATTTCTTTGTTCGGGGCAATGCGTTAGCTTGTAATATTTGCGTCCGTCGTCAGAACCCTGATTTACGACTCTTCGAAGAAGATAGACGCTACGCGGCTGTGGAGGACTGGATGTTTATGCTGGAGAATATGCAGCGGGATCGGGTTTACATCGTGGATGCGGTGACGCTAACGATGAACGACCATGATGCCCGTTCGATGCGCTCCGACAATTCCGCCTTAGTCAGGAAGTTGCAGTTAGCATTAGATTGGATGCTGGAGCGTGTGACACTGACGCCGGAGCAACGGCGGACGCTGATGGGACGAGTGTATTATCTTTGTGCCATCCATGCTTATGCCGATGATCATCGGAAAGAAGCAATGGGTTATGCACGCCGTGCTGCGCCTAATCTGCCGAGAGGTCAGGCAGTGACTCTTTTGATTCGTTGTTTGATTGGGTTACGCGCAGTGGAATGGTTAAAAAAGATTCGCACCTGA
- a CDS encoding M20/M25/M40 family metallo-hydrolase: protein MGHDAQGDIACTLAVNDETGELSYEFTRDIERGTELTFACDFRETADTVQSCYLDNRLGVWNALRLAETLEHGILVFSCWEEHGGGSVAYLAKHIYEKYGVRQALISDITWVTEGVHAGQGVAISLRDSLIPRRSYVERIRRIAKVAGIPHQLEVEGSGGSDAKELQHSAQPWDWCFIGAPEDNVHSPDEIVDKRDIASMLALYQVLMREL, encoded by the coding sequence GTGGGCCACGATGCGCAAGGCGACATTGCCTGCACACTTGCCGTAAACGACGAAACGGGTGAACTAAGCTATGAGTTCACTCGCGACATTGAGCGAGGCACCGAACTAACCTTTGCCTGCGACTTCCGCGAAACGGCCGATACTGTGCAGTCATGTTACCTCGATAATCGGTTGGGCGTGTGGAATGCTCTGCGCCTGGCCGAAACGCTGGAGCATGGTATTCTGGTGTTTAGCTGTTGGGAAGAGCATGGCGGCGGCTCTGTAGCTTATCTGGCCAAGCACATCTATGAGAAGTATGGGGTGCGGCAGGCGTTGATTTCGGACATCACCTGGGTAACGGAGGGCGTACATGCTGGTCAGGGGGTTGCTATTTCTCTTCGTGACTCACTGATTCCGCGCCGCTCATACGTGGAGCGCATTCGCCGAATTGCAAAAGTTGCAGGCATTCCCCACCAGTTGGAAGTGGAGGGCAGCGGCGGCTCTGATGCTAAGGAATTACAGCACAGCGCTCAGCCTTGGGATTGGTGCTTTATAGGAGCACCCGAAGACAATGTGCACTCACCCGACGAAATAGTAGACAAGCGTGATATTGCTAGTATGCTGGCGCTGTACCAAGTGCTCATGCGGGAACTGTAG
- a CDS encoding lipopolysaccharide biosynthesis protein translates to MKHHIQQFVKNNIHAFLQKGSFAQNFAVTLSGSAAVTLIGFLLTPIMSRLYPPSAYGQFAVFSSLASNLSMVATLTYTAAFLQPKTKEKFINLVQLTVFLAFFTCFLLAIGLIIGGSYIIHYLNIEGIGNWFYTLPVILLLFNLNNIMSGWYLREKQFIKRTTVDVTTVLAGRGFTILYGLIVGGNVVGLLLGEFFNRITSTISLLSGTIRFSFGLLWQNFSWKNIRSVAVEYREFPFYFLPASFINVLSTQLPIFALTAGFGPSPVGLYSFSVALLEIPINLIGNAVLPVFWQKATEVNSKEPERLPILTLDLYNKLLYLGLIPFGLITVYGDILFKLVFGARWEMAGVYTGYLGYYYVFKLMSQATAPIYTVMNKQRYILFSNIFLLVMRGGDWLLAYSIMI, encoded by the coding sequence TTGAAACATCATATCCAGCAATTTGTAAAAAATAATATACATGCTTTTTTGCAGAAAGGATCATTTGCACAGAATTTTGCAGTAACATTATCAGGATCAGCAGCAGTAACTTTAATTGGTTTTCTTTTAACGCCAATTATGTCACGCTTGTACCCTCCGTCTGCCTATGGCCAATTCGCAGTTTTTAGTTCGTTGGCAAGCAACTTAAGTATGGTGGCTACACTGACGTATACTGCTGCTTTTTTGCAACCTAAAACAAAAGAGAAATTTATTAACTTAGTTCAGCTTACTGTATTTTTAGCTTTTTTTACATGTTTTTTACTAGCAATTGGATTAATTATAGGCGGTTCATATATCATACATTATTTAAATATAGAAGGTATAGGAAATTGGTTTTATACTTTGCCTGTTATTTTGTTGTTATTCAATCTTAATAATATTATGAGTGGTTGGTACCTACGTGAAAAGCAATTTATTAAACGTACTACCGTTGATGTGACCACAGTCTTGGCCGGCCGTGGATTTACAATTTTATATGGTTTAATAGTTGGCGGTAATGTGGTTGGATTACTGTTAGGTGAATTCTTTAATCGCATAACCAGCACAATTAGTTTATTAAGTGGTACAATTCGATTTTCATTTGGATTATTATGGCAAAATTTTTCTTGGAAAAATATCCGTTCTGTTGCGGTAGAATATCGTGAATTTCCATTTTATTTTCTCCCAGCAAGCTTTATTAATGTACTTTCTACACAACTGCCTATTTTTGCATTAACTGCAGGATTTGGGCCTTCACCAGTTGGGCTTTATTCCTTCTCAGTAGCCTTATTAGAAATACCCATTAATTTAATTGGAAACGCTGTTTTACCTGTATTTTGGCAGAAAGCAACGGAGGTGAATTCCAAAGAACCCGAACGCCTCCCAATTCTTACACTAGACTTATACAATAAATTATTGTATTTAGGTTTAATTCCATTTGGACTGATAACAGTATATGGTGATATACTGTTTAAGTTGGTATTTGGAGCACGCTGGGAGATGGCTGGTGTATACACTGGGTACTTAGGTTATTACTATGTATTCAAACTAATGTCGCAGGCTACAGCACCAATTTATACCGTAATGAATAAGCAACGGTATATCTTATTTAGTAATATATTTTTACTTGTAATGAGGGGGGGGGACTGGCTATTGGCTTACTCAATCATGATTTAA
- a CDS encoding formyl transferase — protein MSAIATGKKIVLLAGPGESTDILFHALDGEFGVHRVIIETPISQQQLLKRRTQKLGYATVAGQILFKLLVAAPLSRASQLRLKNIRLQAKLDNRPVPNDRVLHVPSVNSAECIAALQELQPDVIVVNGTRIISKKVLTSVPCPFVNTHAGITPLYRGVHGGYWALTQNDRAHCGVSVHLVDPGIDTGAIIAQALIEPTPEDNFITYPLLQLAAGLPLLKQAVRDALHGNIQLKKPPTGESRLWSHPTLGEYLRYRRLNGTK, from the coding sequence ATGAGTGCTATAGCCACAGGCAAAAAAATCGTATTGCTGGCTGGCCCAGGTGAGTCAACAGATATTCTCTTCCACGCCCTTGATGGGGAGTTTGGCGTGCACCGTGTCATTATTGAGACTCCCATCAGTCAGCAGCAGTTGCTAAAGCGGCGAACCCAAAAGCTCGGGTATGCCACAGTAGCAGGTCAGATACTTTTTAAGTTGCTGGTAGCTGCACCCCTAAGCAGGGCTTCTCAGCTACGCTTAAAAAACATTCGCCTGCAGGCAAAGCTTGATAACCGGCCAGTTCCTAATGACCGTGTGCTGCACGTTCCCTCTGTAAATTCCGCGGAGTGCATAGCCGCTCTCCAAGAATTACAACCAGATGTAATCGTGGTGAATGGTACGCGTATTATCAGTAAAAAAGTGCTCACCAGCGTTCCTTGTCCATTTGTAAATACACATGCTGGTATCACGCCGCTTTATAGGGGCGTGCATGGGGGGTATTGGGCACTGACTCAGAATGACCGCGCCCATTGCGGCGTATCCGTCCACTTAGTTGATCCAGGAATTGACACTGGAGCTATTATCGCCCAAGCGTTAATCGAGCCTACACCGGAGGATAATTTTATAACCTATCCTTTATTGCAGTTGGCCGCTGGACTTCCCTTGCTTAAGCAAGCTGTGCGCGACGCACTTCATGGCAATATTCAATTAAAAAAGCCCCCCACTGGCGAATCGCGGCTATGGTCGCACCCGACGCTAGGGGAATACTTGCGCTACCGTCGTTTGAATGGTACTAAATAG
- a CDS encoding phosphoribosyltransferase, translated as MPQSVISLHNKQFVPYLTAEQLADAVRELAARLTADYATKTPLFVAVLNGSFMFASDLLKELTIDCEISFVKMASYEGTSSTGAVKELLGLREEVQGRHIVVLEDIVDTGHTIRALLDTLGGKNPASLEVACLLIKPDCLQHKLDIRYPALSIPNDFVVGYGLDYDGLGRNYPDLYKAL; from the coding sequence ATGCCTCAATCCGTTATCTCTCTGCATAACAAGCAGTTTGTTCCCTACCTCACAGCAGAGCAACTGGCAGACGCCGTGCGAGAGTTGGCCGCCCGCCTTACTGCGGATTACGCCACCAAGACTCCTTTATTCGTAGCCGTGCTCAACGGCTCGTTCATGTTTGCGTCCGATTTGCTGAAAGAGCTGACCATCGACTGCGAAATTTCTTTCGTCAAGATGGCTTCCTATGAGGGCACTAGCAGCACGGGAGCAGTAAAAGAGCTACTAGGGCTCCGTGAAGAAGTGCAAGGCCGGCATATAGTAGTGCTGGAGGATATCGTGGATACCGGCCACACCATTCGGGCCTTGCTCGACACGCTGGGGGGCAAAAACCCGGCTTCGTTGGAGGTCGCCTGTTTGCTAATCAAGCCCGATTGCCTGCAGCACAAGCTGGATATTCGCTACCCAGCTCTTAGTATTCCAAATGATTTTGTGGTAGGCTATGGCCTTGATTATGATGGCTTAGGCCGAAATTACCCTGATCTATACAAGGCGTTGTAA
- a CDS encoding tetratricopeptide repeat protein, producing MIRQLRFILLLLFLATGVQAQTKDSTRTPPPIRTIEVENVDVLPTANTKGWLLLDKDIQTELDGAVQNLYNFKYDKAEKQFRSLRRRYPEHPMPYFLLGLSTWWKIVPTNVQTKQYDKLFFAYMDTAITYGEKLYKADKKNYEACFFLSAAYGFDARLNAERANWRKATVSSRRALEYLEKSKEANGLSPEFLFGQALFNYYAVWISEEYPLLRPVLLFFPKGNRELGLQQLKNVADNGFYTGIEAKFFLMRILNNEENKPAASMPVARFLASNYPDNGYFQRFYSLLCFNEGDFRECERISRDILDKLNRGMPGYEGISGRYATYFLGWLMQNKYKDLEKAQDYYQRCIVFAESTDETSGGFYVYANFNLARIAAKTPDVAAARRYYEVVRDKADHKSEQYREAKAYLKKNKI from the coding sequence ATGATCCGACAACTTCGATTTATTCTGTTACTACTTTTTCTGGCGACCGGTGTCCAGGCCCAAACAAAGGATAGCACTCGCACTCCGCCCCCCATCCGCACGATCGAAGTAGAAAATGTAGATGTTCTGCCGACAGCTAATACGAAAGGCTGGCTGCTGCTGGACAAAGACATCCAGACTGAGCTAGATGGCGCCGTACAGAACTTGTACAACTTCAAGTATGATAAGGCGGAGAAACAGTTTCGGTCGTTGCGCCGGCGCTATCCTGAACATCCAATGCCGTATTTTCTGCTTGGCCTAAGCACTTGGTGGAAAATTGTGCCCACCAACGTTCAGACAAAGCAGTACGACAAGCTGTTTTTCGCTTACATGGACACGGCTATTACCTACGGCGAGAAGCTCTACAAAGCCGATAAGAAAAACTATGAAGCCTGTTTTTTTCTCTCCGCTGCTTATGGCTTCGATGCTCGCCTGAATGCGGAGCGGGCCAACTGGCGCAAAGCCACGGTAAGCAGCCGACGCGCTCTTGAGTACCTAGAGAAAAGCAAGGAAGCAAACGGTCTAAGCCCAGAGTTTCTATTTGGACAAGCACTATTTAACTACTACGCTGTCTGGATTTCGGAAGAATATCCGCTTTTGCGACCCGTGCTTTTATTTTTTCCCAAAGGAAACAGAGAGCTAGGTTTACAGCAGCTCAAAAATGTAGCTGACAACGGCTTTTATACCGGTATTGAAGCAAAGTTTTTCTTGATGCGCATCCTCAATAATGAGGAGAATAAACCAGCGGCATCCATGCCCGTTGCTCGCTTTTTAGCCAGCAACTATCCCGACAATGGATATTTCCAACGCTTCTATTCCTTATTATGCTTCAACGAGGGTGATTTTCGGGAGTGTGAACGAATAAGTCGTGACATACTGGACAAACTTAACCGTGGCATGCCTGGCTATGAAGGCATTAGTGGTCGTTACGCCACTTATTTTCTAGGCTGGCTGATGCAGAACAAGTATAAGGACCTCGAGAAGGCTCAAGACTACTACCAGCGCTGTATCGTATTCGCGGAAAGCACGGACGAGACCAGTGGTGGCTTTTACGTTTATGCCAACTTCAACTTGGCTCGCATAGCTGCCAAAACTCCTGATGTAGCCGCTGCGCGTCGTTATTACGAAGTCGTGCGAGACAAAGCCGACCATAAATCGGAGCAGTATCGTGAAGCGAAAGCGTATCTCAAGAAAAACAAAATTTAG
- a CDS encoding nucleotide exchange factor GrpE, producing the protein MADDKHVLQDDNLTVDPDHVAGEMADGEATVTAETEKAPQSEVNRTETELAELKDKYLRLAAEFDNYKRRTAKERSDLFKSANQELMAVLLPVLDDFERARTHTQSSEDVQVVRESVDIIYNKLVKTLQQKGLTAMETKGGDFDPDLHEAITQIPAPSEELKGKVVDEVEKGYYLGDKVIRHAKVVLGQ; encoded by the coding sequence ATGGCTGACGATAAACACGTACTGCAGGACGACAACTTGACCGTTGACCCCGACCACGTAGCTGGCGAAATGGCTGATGGTGAGGCAACAGTAACTGCTGAAACTGAAAAAGCCCCCCAGTCTGAAGTAAACAGAACAGAGACTGAACTTGCGGAGTTAAAAGACAAATACCTGCGCTTAGCCGCTGAGTTTGATAACTACAAGCGTCGCACTGCCAAGGAGCGCTCTGACCTGTTCAAATCAGCTAATCAGGAGCTAATGGCCGTTTTGCTGCCCGTGCTTGACGATTTTGAGCGCGCTCGCACCCACACCCAATCGTCGGAAGACGTGCAAGTGGTTCGGGAGAGCGTAGATATTATCTACAACAAGCTGGTCAAAACGCTTCAGCAGAAGGGTTTGACTGCTATGGAAACTAAAGGCGGCGACTTTGACCCGGACTTGCACGAGGCTATTACCCAGATTCCAGCTCCGAGTGAGGAGTTGAAGGGTAAGGTGGTAGATGAAGTGGAGAAGGGCTATTATTTGGGTGATAAAGTAATCCGCCACGCCAAAGTGGTGCTGGGCCAATAA
- the obgE gene encoding GTPase ObgE, with protein sequence MASNNFIDYVKVCCRSGKGGAGSSHFFRAKGLPNGGPDGGDGGRGGHIILEGNSQLWTLLHLQYQKHVIAGHGQGGAESLRSGAQGEDVILQVPLGTIARDAETGEKKVEITEHGQRIILTPGGRGGLGNDHFKSATNQAPTYAQPGEPGIEEWVVLELKLLADVGLVGFPNAGKSTLLSVVSAAKPKIADYAFTTLVPNLGVVAYRDYKSFVMADIPGIIEGAAEGRGLGTRFLKHIERNSMLLFMISVDSNDIAAEYQVLLNELAQFNPDLLEKRRVLAITKADLIDDELEAEIRATLPTDLPSVFISSLANKNIQRLKDMIWQELNAK encoded by the coding sequence GTGGCTTCCAATAATTTCATCGACTACGTTAAAGTCTGCTGCCGTTCGGGCAAGGGCGGAGCGGGCTCTTCTCACTTCTTTCGGGCCAAAGGGTTGCCGAACGGCGGCCCCGATGGCGGCGACGGTGGTCGTGGGGGGCATATTATTTTGGAAGGCAACTCTCAGCTCTGGACCCTGTTGCACCTGCAATACCAGAAGCACGTGATTGCCGGCCACGGCCAAGGCGGCGCCGAAAGCCTTCGGAGCGGTGCCCAGGGCGAAGACGTAATTCTGCAAGTTCCACTTGGTACGATTGCCCGCGATGCGGAAACCGGCGAAAAGAAAGTTGAAATCACAGAGCATGGCCAGCGCATTATCCTCACGCCTGGCGGGCGTGGTGGGCTTGGCAACGACCATTTTAAATCGGCTACTAACCAAGCGCCTACTTATGCTCAACCCGGTGAGCCCGGTATTGAGGAATGGGTGGTACTGGAGCTAAAGCTGCTGGCCGACGTAGGCTTGGTCGGATTTCCGAATGCTGGTAAAAGCACGTTGCTCTCCGTTGTATCGGCGGCAAAGCCCAAAATTGCGGATTACGCTTTCACGACTTTGGTGCCTAATCTGGGCGTGGTGGCTTACCGCGACTACAAGTCCTTCGTGATGGCTGATATTCCGGGTATCATTGAAGGAGCTGCTGAAGGGCGAGGCTTAGGTACGCGCTTTCTGAAGCACATCGAGCGCAACTCCATGTTGCTATTCATGATTTCGGTGGACAGCAACGACATTGCCGCCGAGTATCAGGTGCTGCTCAATGAGTTGGCCCAGTTTAACCCAGACCTGCTGGAAAAGCGCCGCGTATTGGCCATCACCAAAGCCGATTTGATTGACGATGAGTTGGAAGCTGAGATTCGGGCTACACTACCCACAGATTTGCCCAGCGTATTTATTTCCAGCCTAGCCAATAAGAATATCCAGCGGTTGAAGGATATGATTTGGCAGGAACTGAACGCTAAGTAG
- a CDS encoding glycosyltransferase family protein: MRILFLSYWGLDDPLTVSTVFPHLQLLIQRPDIESVLLVTIERDGKVPVFNPPFATDKIEYAPLISEPGRNVLVTKTDDFLRFPQKLVGLATQHRSDFLLARGAPAGALAYLVWKQNKLPFYVESFEPHADYMLESGVWKSYDPRYLFQRYWEKKQKQLALGLLPVAENYRQQLIREGVSGERIVTVPCSVDVATFKYDEARRKHVREQLGFAATAPVGIYVGKFGDIYYDAEAFDLFKAAADHFGPDFRLIILTPNIQSEVRAKLAKVGFTEAQVFVTKAPTLMCQGICRLPTLLLLPLSLRLAGFSARLLKWVSIGQPDCRCY, from the coding sequence ATGCGCATTCTGTTTTTGAGTTATTGGGGACTAGACGATCCGCTTACTGTTTCTACAGTTTTTCCGCATTTACAACTGCTTATACAGCGTCCTGATATAGAGTCTGTCTTGCTCGTAACTATTGAGCGAGACGGGAAGGTACCTGTATTTAATCCGCCTTTTGCGACAGACAAAATAGAATACGCGCCTCTAATCTCGGAGCCGGGGCGAAATGTGCTGGTTACTAAAACAGACGATTTTCTGCGCTTTCCTCAGAAACTAGTAGGGCTGGCCACTCAGCATAGAAGCGACTTCTTATTGGCCCGGGGCGCACCAGCTGGTGCGCTGGCGTATCTGGTGTGGAAACAGAATAAGCTTCCGTTCTATGTCGAGTCATTTGAGCCCCATGCTGACTACATGCTGGAGTCGGGAGTGTGGAAATCCTATGATCCGCGCTATTTATTTCAGCGTTATTGGGAGAAAAAGCAAAAACAGTTGGCTCTTGGCTTGTTGCCTGTGGCCGAGAATTACCGACAGCAGCTTATCCGTGAGGGAGTTTCTGGCGAACGTATCGTTACGGTACCTTGCTCGGTAGATGTTGCGACGTTCAAATACGATGAAGCAAGGCGAAAGCATGTACGTGAGCAGCTAGGCTTCGCAGCTACTGCTCCTGTCGGGATTTACGTGGGTAAGTTTGGCGATATTTATTATGACGCTGAAGCTTTTGATTTATTCAAAGCTGCTGCTGACCATTTTGGACCTGATTTTCGCTTGATTATTCTTACACCGAATATACAAAGTGAGGTGCGGGCCAAATTAGCTAAAGTTGGATTCACGGAGGCACAGGTGTTTGTAACAAAAGCCCCCACGCTGATGTGCCAGGGTATTTGTCGGCTGCCGACTTTGCTTTTGCTCCCATTAAGCCTGCGCCTTGCCGGCTTTTCTGCTCGCCTATTAAAGTGGGTGAGTATTGGGCAGCCGGATTGCCGGTGTTATTAA
- a CDS encoding polysaccharide deacetylase family protein: protein MEKQSKEPGRFVISLDFEINWGVRDQQTLAQYGANLRGVRQVVPALLSLFEEYSLRVTWATVGLLFFENKKTLLENLPTVRPQYADSNLSPYLALDEVGDDETTDPYHFGSSLIAQIRQTPGQEMATHTFCHYYCLERGQTAEEFRADLEAAIQVARAQGMEMRSLVFPRNQANPAYLPICAELGITSYRGNEASWIYKERTEEEQSYYKRGARLLDAYLNVSGHNCYALADIAKSYPYNIPASRFLRPWSARLEALEQLRLNRILNDMTHAAQQGLVFHLWWHPHNFGVNLSQNMAVLRRIADHYQALHTAYGFESQTMADVAELLQARVSHPTIVA from the coding sequence ATGGAAAAACAGTCAAAAGAGCCGGGAAGATTCGTCATTTCGCTCGATTTTGAAATCAACTGGGGCGTGCGCGACCAGCAGACCTTGGCGCAGTATGGAGCCAACCTGCGGGGCGTTCGGCAAGTGGTACCCGCTCTGCTGTCTCTCTTCGAAGAATATAGCTTGCGAGTGACTTGGGCTACAGTTGGCCTACTGTTTTTTGAGAATAAAAAAACGCTCCTGGAAAACCTACCCACGGTTCGGCCCCAATATGCTGATTCTAATTTGTCACCTTATCTGGCTCTTGATGAAGTAGGTGACGATGAGACGACGGATCCATATCATTTTGGTAGCTCCTTAATAGCCCAGATTCGCCAGACGCCCGGCCAGGAGATGGCCACGCATACCTTCTGTCATTATTACTGCCTGGAACGAGGCCAAACAGCCGAGGAATTTCGAGCCGACCTAGAAGCAGCCATTCAGGTAGCGCGCGCTCAAGGAATGGAGATGCGTAGTCTGGTATTTCCACGCAACCAAGCCAATCCGGCTTACCTGCCTATTTGTGCTGAACTAGGAATCACAAGTTATCGTGGTAACGAAGCTTCTTGGATTTACAAAGAGCGCACAGAAGAGGAGCAAAGCTATTATAAGCGCGGTGCTCGACTGTTGGATGCCTATCTTAATGTATCAGGTCACAACTGTTATGCGCTAGCGGATATCGCTAAAAGCTATCCTTATAATATTCCAGCCAGCCGCTTTCTGCGTCCTTGGTCGGCGCGCCTAGAGGCCTTGGAGCAGTTGCGGCTAAATCGCATCTTAAATGATATGACCCATGCCGCACAGCAGGGGCTTGTGTTTCACTTGTGGTGGCACCCGCATAATTTCGGGGTGAATCTTTCGCAAAATATGGCTGTACTACGCCGAATTGCTGATCACTATCAGGCACTGCATACTGCATACGGTTTTGAAAGCCAGACAATGGCCGATGTAGCAGAGTTGTTGCAAGCTCGGGTTTCACATCCTACTATCGTCGCATGA
- a CDS encoding glycosyltransferase family 2 protein, translated as MATYTLSYILTTYNKLPYLKQVLERLIAARQEDEEIVVADGGSKDGTAEYLQSLYAAGQIQQFISERDKGEAHGFNKCMLMAQGEIIKLITDDDAFYYPAIREAANFMIKILRLML; from the coding sequence ATGGCAACCTACACTCTTTCCTATATTCTCACCACTTACAATAAACTGCCGTACCTGAAGCAGGTGCTGGAGCGGTTGATAGCGGCCCGGCAGGAAGATGAAGAGATCGTTGTGGCGGACGGCGGCAGCAAGGATGGCACGGCCGAGTATCTACAAAGTTTGTATGCCGCCGGGCAGATTCAGCAATTCATCTCCGAGCGCGATAAGGGTGAGGCGCACGGATTTAATAAATGCATGCTGATGGCCCAGGGAGAGATTATCAAGCTTATCACTGATGATGACGCCTTTTATTATCCGGCTATTCGTGAGGCCGCTAACTTTATGATCAAAATCCTGCGATTGATGTTGTAA
- a CDS encoding glycosyltransferase family 4 protein, with protein MRILFVIPYPHGQAPSQRFRFEQYLEFLKEAGHYYTLAPFISASAWAILYKPGHQLEKVMGVLGGFLRRLGLLFSVSSYDFVFIHREATPIGPPVFEWIVANVLGKRIIYDFDDAIWMKDPAGERTLISQLKWQQKVGSICRWAYKISCGNAYLRDYASQFNPRAIINPTTLDTEHLHNQVRDQNAASTPVIGWTGTHTTLRHLDIVWPVLERLEREGHNFVFHVISNQPPEYTNLRALHYTPWRKATEIQDLLQFHVGLMPLVDDPWARGKCAFKALQYMALGVPALVSPVGMNTEVVQDGINGFICSTDEQWYTALRSLLVDGELRARQGKAARQTIVERYSVVSNKNNFLALFQ; from the coding sequence ATGCGTATTCTGTTTGTTATCCCTTATCCGCACGGGCAGGCGCCCTCCCAACGGTTTCGCTTTGAGCAATATCTGGAATTCTTAAAGGAAGCAGGCCACTACTATACCTTGGCTCCCTTTATCTCGGCAAGCGCTTGGGCCATCTTATATAAGCCTGGGCATCAGCTAGAAAAGGTGATGGGCGTTCTGGGGGGCTTTTTACGCCGCTTGGGTTTGTTGTTTTCAGTCTCTAGCTACGATTTCGTTTTTATACATAGGGAAGCAACACCCATCGGACCACCGGTCTTTGAATGGATCGTGGCGAATGTGTTAGGAAAGCGGATTATCTATGATTTTGATGATGCAATCTGGATGAAGGACCCGGCGGGAGAGCGCACGCTTATTAGCCAGTTAAAATGGCAGCAAAAAGTCGGGAGCATCTGCCGTTGGGCGTATAAAATCAGCTGTGGCAACGCTTATCTACGCGATTATGCCAGTCAGTTTAACCCTAGAGCTATTATTAACCCAACTACACTCGATACTGAGCATTTGCATAACCAAGTGCGAGACCAGAATGCAGCCTCAACGCCAGTCATTGGCTGGACGGGTACCCATACTACCCTGCGCCATTTGGATATAGTGTGGCCTGTATTGGAACGACTTGAAAGGGAAGGCCACAACTTCGTGTTTCATGTCATATCTAATCAGCCGCCCGAGTATACTAACCTACGAGCGCTACACTACACCCCGTGGCGCAAAGCCACCGAAATTCAGGACTTGCTTCAGTTTCATGTGGGACTGATGCCGCTAGTGGATGATCCGTGGGCGAGAGGTAAATGTGCTTTTAAGGCATTACAATACATGGCATTAGGAGTGCCCGCATTAGTGTCGCCGGTGGGCATGAATACCGAGGTAGTACAGGATGGCATCAATGGATTTATCTGTTCCACCGATGAACAATGGTACACTGCGTTGCGCAGCTTGCTAGTAGACGGTGAATTGCGGGCACGGCAGGGAAAAGCGGCTCGCCAAACTATTGTTGAGCGTTATTCAGTGGTTTCAAATAAGAACAACTTCCTGGCTCTATTCCAGTAG